From the Bacteroidia bacterium genome, the window ATTATCGATATAGCTTTTACCAATGGGTTCGAGCAATTCTCCGTTGATGTAATTTTTTATTTTTTGCATGATAAAATAGTCTGTTCGAAAAATTATTTTTTCAACCTTGTTTTTCTGTACACAAAAGAACAAAAAAAACGGGATTGTTTTTTCCGAAAAAAGAGACTTCAAAAAAATATTTTTTTGGAAAGGCTTTTAAGATGAAAGATTTCTTTCCGATAAAAGAAATATCTTTATGAAGAAATAATTTAAAATTTCTTTTATGAAAAAAATAATTTTTGGATGCCTTTGTGTTTTCGCAAGTATCGCAGCCACAAAAATAAATGCGCAAACTAATTTTAAATTCAGTCTGAGCGATAGTATAAAAATTTCAGGTGATACTGGCTGGGATTATTTAACCACAGATGATTCCACTGGACGCGTTTTTATTTCTCACGGAATAGAAGTACAAGTATTGAACGAAAAAACAAAAAAAATTATTGGTACTATTCCTGATACAAAAGGCGTTCACGGAATTGCCATCGCCAATGAGTTAAACAAAGGCTTTATCAGCGATGGAAAAGATTCTGCAGTTACAGTTTTCAATTTAACCACCTTAAAAACAATCATAAAAATACCTGTAACCGGACAAAATCCCGATTGCATTTTATACGATTCGTTTACGCATCGCGTATTCGCTTTTAACGGACACACCTCCAACGTTACCGTGATAGATGGCACGAACAACAAAATAATTGGTACTATTTATTTAGATGGAAGACCGGAATTTGCGGTGAGTAATCAGGCAGGAAAAATTTATCTGAATTTAGAAGATAAAAGTATGATTTGCGAAATTAATTCGAGCACATTAAAAGTGGAAAGAACGTGGTCTATCTCGCCAGGGGACGGACCAAGCGGCTTAGCGATAGATATAAAAAACAATATTTTATTTTCGGTATGCGATAACAAAACAATGGTAATTTTAAATGCACAGACTGGCAAAATAATTACCACGTTGCCCATCGGCGACAGAGTTGACGCGGTTGCTTTTGATCCGTTTACACAATGCGCATACAGCTCCAACGGCGATGGAACATTGACCATTGTTCACGAAGAAAATCCAACTACATTTTCCGTGATACAAACCATAAAAACAAAAAAAGGTGCGAGAACGTTGGCGGTAGATAAAAAAACACATCGCATTTATTTGCCAACAGCCGATTTTGGAGCTGTTCCAGAACAAAAAGTAGGAGAAAAAAGAAAACGCCCGAATATCAAAAAAAACAGTTTTGTTTTGTTAGAAATTGATTTACAGAACTGAAATTTTAGGCTTTAGAAAAATATTTTTTCGAACATATTTTTTTGAACTAAAAAAACATGAAAAAGGCGCTATCGGGGAGAAGCGCCTTTTTGCTAAATCACTATTGTTTTGCACGAAGTTTACCTAACATTAAACTTACTCAACAATGATTTTTTTACTGATAGATTGATTGCCTTGTTGTAAATTCAATAAATAAATTCCTTTCGGACGATCACTTAAATCAATCGTAAGATTTAATTTTTGAGCCTCGTTCATTTTTTTCTCAAACAATGTTTGTCCGATAATATTAGTAACTGTTAACGTAGCGGTAGACGTATTTCCCAATTCAATTTGTAAATTTATTTTTCCTTTCGAAGGATTTGAAAACACAGAAAACTGGCGAATACTGGTTACATCCGAATCATTTTTCATGTTCTGTACAAAATAATTTTTCGAAAATGCATTCATTCCAATAAAAATAAATGCCGTCAAAAAAATAATTTTTCGAGATACTTTTGCGAATATTACAGAGCTTTTCATAACAATTGTTTTTATTTTGATGACACAAAAATATCTTGAAAGCCTTTATTGACGTGTTAAAGCATCGTTAATGATTGTTAAAAAGTGTTAAACCATCTATTCATCCGTTTGCTTCGCGTACTTTTGTAATAATGAATAAATACAACATCCGTTTTATCAGCGTTTTCGTGAGTGCTGCGCTCATTGGACTTATTTTTATCCAATTGTATTGGATACAAAATGCAGTAAAATTAAAAGAGCAACGTTTTAATCAGGATGTTACGGAAGCTATGAATAGCGTGGCTTACAAGATGGAAAAACAATCTACCGCTTCCAAATTAACCAAGCGATTTAATTTCCGAAAACAAGGTGTGCGTTGGTTGCATCAACAAGATTCTTTAGATAAAACTTCGCATTTAATAACCGACGGAACGGGCGATCACAAAGCGTTTAAAGTAAACGACGATAAATACAATGTGCGGATTTCGGAACAAACCGTTGCGGATTCGAACGGTGTAGAAGTAAAAACATCCAATCAGAAAGCTTACGTGAGTGATTCTCTCAACGCTGGAGCATTTAATTTTGATTTGAATTTTCAGAAAAAAAATTCTTCGACAGACGAAAAAATTGATTCGAGCGACGAACGTTATAAATGGTTTATGCACCGTTCGGATATGGTAAATGATATTTTTGATGAACTTGTAAGCATCAATGTTTACAATGATTACAGCGAGAAGCAAGATACCGTTTTGTTGGATTCTTTATTGCATACCGAGTTGGCAGATAAAGGAATTAACACGAAATATAAATTCGGAATTATCAATTCTGATAAAAAAGATTCACTTCTAAAAAACGTTTCTGGATTGGACGAAAACCTTATCAATTCGAGCTTTAAAGTAAATTTATCACCCGATAATATGTTCATCAAACCACAATTTTTATCGGTTTATTTTCCGAACCAAGAAAATTATATTTTAAGCACCTTGCGCATTATGTTGGGCATTTCTGCAGGATTAATTTTGTTCATTATTTTTTCTTTTTATTATACGATTTCTACCATTTTAAAACAGAAAAAATTATCGGAAATAAAAAATGATTTCATCAACAATATGACGCACGAATTTAAAACGCCTATCTCCACCATTTCCTTAGCGTGTGAGATGTTGGGCGATACAAGTGTCAATAAATCAACTGAAAAAACAAGTAATTATTTGAGCATGATTCGGGAAGAAAATAGACGCTTGAGTTTACTCGTGGAAAATATTTTGCAAACCGCAATTTTGGATAAAGGCGCTTTCAAATTGAAAACGGATGTAGTAGATGTGCATCAAATTTTAACGCAAGTATTGGGCAATATTCGTTTGCAAGTAGATAGCAAACAAGGCGAGATCATTACGAATTTGAACGCAGAAAATTATTTTTTGGAAGCCGACAAAG encodes:
- a CDS encoding YncE family protein, whose protein sequence is MKKIIFGCLCVFASIAATKINAQTNFKFSLSDSIKISGDTGWDYLTTDDSTGRVFISHGIEVQVLNEKTKKIIGTIPDTKGVHGIAIANELNKGFISDGKDSAVTVFNLTTLKTIIKIPVTGQNPDCILYDSFTHRVFAFNGHTSNVTVIDGTNNKIIGTIYLDGRPEFAVSNQAGKIYLNLEDKSMICEINSSTLKVERTWSISPGDGPSGLAIDIKNNILFSVCDNKTMVILNAQTGKIITTLPIGDRVDAVAFDPFTQCAYSSNGDGTLTIVHEENPTTFSVIQTIKTKKGARTLAVDKKTHRIYLPTADFGAVPEQKVGEKRKRPNIKKNSFVLLEIDLQN
- a CDS encoding T9SS type A sorting domain-containing protein; this encodes MKSSVIFAKVSRKIIFLTAFIFIGMNAFSKNYFVQNMKNDSDVTSIRQFSVFSNPSKGKINLQIELGNTSTATLTVTNIIGQTLFEKKMNEAQKLNLTIDLSDRPKGIYLLNLQQGNQSISKKIIVE
- a CDS encoding HAMP domain-containing sensor histidine kinase, yielding MLKSVKPSIHPFASRTFVIMNKYNIRFISVFVSAALIGLIFIQLYWIQNAVKLKEQRFNQDVTEAMNSVAYKMEKQSTASKLTKRFNFRKQGVRWLHQQDSLDKTSHLITDGTGDHKAFKVNDDKYNVRISEQTVADSNGVEVKTSNQKAYVSDSLNAGAFNFDLNFQKKNSSTDEKIDSSDERYKWFMHRSDMVNDIFDELVSINVYNDYSEKQDTVLLDSLLHTELADKGINTKYKFGIINSDKKDSLLKNVSGLDENLINSSFKVNLSPDNMFIKPQFLSVYFPNQENYILSTLRIMLGISAGLILFIIFSFYYTISTILKQKKLSEIKNDFINNMTHEFKTPISTISLACEMLGDTSVNKSTEKTSNYLSMIREENRRLSLLVENILQTAILDKGAFKLKTDVVDVHQILTQVLGNIRLQVDSKQGEIITNLNAENYFLEADKVHLSNIIYNLIDNALKYSLRNPVIEVGTKNVQGGIEISIKDNGIGISKENQKKIFETLYRVPTGNVHNVKGFGLGLSYVKTVVDKHHGTITVESELEHGSTFRIFLPLQMKK